The Pogona vitticeps strain Pit_001003342236 chromosome 6, PviZW2.1, whole genome shotgun sequence genome contains a region encoding:
- the GLRX5 gene encoding glutaredoxin-related protein 5, mitochondrial → MSGSFCRLVASLRMLGGSQPWRPFVRPLSQGGVGSSNEGDSSNSGSKEAVEQLVRAHPVVVFMKGSPDQPQCGFSNAVVQILRLHGVNDYRAYDVLQDSKLRQGIKNYSNWPTIPQVFLNGEFVGGCDILLQMHQSGDLVEELKKLGIRSALLDSENDRGKK, encoded by the exons ATGAGTGGGTCATTTTGCCGTTTAGTTGCATCCCTGCGGATGTTGGGCGGCTCACAACCCTGGAGGCCTTTCGTCAGGCCCCTGAGTCAAGGTGGAGTTGGTTCCAGCAACGAGGGAGATAGTTCGAATAGTGGGTCGAAGGAAGCAGTGGAGCAGTTGGTGCGCGCCCACCCGGTGGTGGTTTTTATGAAGGGTAGCCCAGACCAGCCCCAGTGTGGTTTCAGCAATGCAGTGGTGCAGATTCTGCGCCTCCACGGCGTCAATGATTATCGCGCCTACGACGTCCTTCAGGACTCCAAACTCCGGCAAG GAATTAAAAATTATTCCAACTGGCCTACTATTCCTCAAGTTTTCCTCAATGGTGAATTTGTCGGCGGCTGTGAcatacttcttcagatgcatcaaAGTGGAGACTTAGTGGAAGAGCTGAAGAAATTAGGAATTCGATCTGCACTTCTGGATTCAGAGAATGATCGTGGCAAAAAATAA